Genomic window (Vibrio pomeroyi):
ATTTACGAATCCCACTTCAAGAAACGGTTACTGGTGGTGAAAGAGTAAAGCGACATCGTCAGTTAGAGATGAGCTATCGTTTGGGTTTTAGCCAACTGCTTAAGTCTGAACTAAACATCGATAAATACATCCCAGTACCGAGCATCAAAAAATCAGAATTATCTGAAGGCTTTGAATCGTTTTGTCAGTGGGCTTCCGAAGTGAAAGAGATAACACTTGGTTCGGATATCGATTTTGAATCCTATTTTGCTCAAGGCGAGAAACTTTTCTGGGAAATGGAGAAACTGAGTTTGGTTCAGCAAGTTTTCAGGCGACCACTAGAGATATGGTTAGCTTTGGATCGTGCTCTTTACTTGCAAGAGCAAGGCTATGAGGCAAGCATCGAAGAGTTTTGTGAACGCAGTGTCACGCCTCGAAATTTGTTGATTCATGGTGTTAAGAGCGACCGATAGGTCTCAAGAGTATAAGGCAGGCCGTTGATCATAGTTCATGAGCGATAGTGCTATAGATACAAAAAAGCCAGTTCGACAAATGTCGGACTGGCTTTTTTAATGTGTGTTGTAACTGAACGCTTCAACGAGAAAATTTACGCTCAGTTAGTCACTACATCATTAGTTAAACATTGCAATAGCTTCTGCTGGGTCTACATATTCTAGGTCAAAGCTCTCTGCAACTTCTTTACAAGTCACTTTACCGTGGATTACGTTTAGACCTTCTAGGAAGCCTTTATCAGATAGAAGTGCTTCGCGGTAGCCTTTGTTCGCTAGCTTAACAATGTAAGGAAGTGTTGCATTGTTTAGTGCGTAAGTTGAAGTACGAGCAACGGCACCTGGCATGTTAGCAACACAGTAGTGAACTACATCGTCAACGATGTAAGTTGGGTCTGCGTGCGTTGTAGCGTGTGAAGTTTCGAAACAACCACCTTGGTCGATTGCAACGTCAACAACGGCAGAACCTGGCTTCATCTTAGCGATGTGATCTTTTGTAACAAGTTTAGGAGCCGCTGCACCTGGGATTAGTACTGCACCAATCACTAGGTCTGCTTCTAGAACATGCTTCTCGATAGCGTCTTCAGTAGAATAAACTACTTTTGCGCGACCTTGGAATTCTTCATCAAGGCGACGAAGTGTATCTACGTTACGGTCAAGAATTGTAACATCTGCGCGAAGACCAACAGCCATACGTGCTGCGTTAGCACCTACAACACCGCCGCCAACAACAACAACTTTTGCTGGTTCAACGCCAGGAACGCCACCAAGAAGAAGACCACAACCACCGTTAGATTTCTCTAATGTTTGTGCACCTGCTTGAATAGACATGCGACCAGCGACTTCAGACATTGGTGCTAATAGTGGCAAGCGACCCATATTATCTGTTACAGTCTCATAGGCTACGCAGACAGCTTTGCTCTTGATCAGCTCTTCAGTTTGTGGAAAATCTGGTGCAAGGTGTAAATAGGTAAATAATATTTGCCCTTCGCGAAGCATAGCTCGCTCGACAGCTTGAGGTTCTTTAACCTTTACAATCATCTCTGCTTTCGCGAAAACGTCAGCAGCAGTAGGAAGAATGGATGCGCCTACAGCGATGTAATCATCGTCTGAAAAACCGATACCAGTACCGGCATTGGTTTCTACAAAAACTTGGTGGCCGTGTGAGATTAGTTCTCTCACGCTAGCTGGGGTCATACCAACGCGGTATTCGTGGTTTTTGATTTCCTTAGGTACGCCAATGATCATCCTGACTCCTCATTTTATTTTGGTTGTTTTATCTATGTGTAGGGTAATTCTGTCGAATTAATATCTAGTATAGATATGTTCAGATAAAATTTGATACTGAATATTAAAAAGTTGTAGTATATTTTTTTGCAAGGAAGTAATAAGGTGGAATAAAAAATGGCAGACAATTATAAGAAGCCGTCCAAGGAACTAGATCGTATTGACCGCAACATTCTTAATGAGTTGCAAAAAGACGGTCGTATCTCGAACGTTGAACTCTCAAAACGAGTAGGACTTTCTCCGACTCCATGTCTTGAGCGTGTTCGTCGTTTAGAACGTCAAGGTTACATTACTGGGTACACAGCATTGCTGAACCCACAGTACCTTGATGCTTCACTTTTAGTGTTTGTTGAAATTACTTTGAACCGTGGTGCGCCAGATGTGTTCGAACAATTCAACACCGCTGTTCAGAAACTTGATGACATCCAAGAGTGTCATTTAGTGTCGGGTGATTTTGACTATCTTCTAAAAACACGTGTATCGGATATGGGTGCTTACCGTAAGTTACTGGGTGATACGTTACTGCGTCTACCAGGCGTAAACGACACTCGTACCTATGTTGTAATGGAAGAAGTGAAACAAACTAATCAACTTGTGATTAAAACTCGTTAATCACAATTGGTGAAATGAAAGAAAGCGGACTTTTGTTCCGCTTTCTTGCTTTCTGGAATTGGGTTTTTCGGTTTGATATGGTTAAATCAACAGTAGTTTCATTGAAACGAGCGGCGTGTGCCGCTCGCTATGTTTTTATCCTGTTTAATTATTAAGTTGGTTTATGTTCAAGCAGAGCAGTAATAAAGTAGAAACAATCATTAAAACGAGTGAAGAGCCTCAGTCTCCTCGTTTGAATGGTTCTCAACGTCTCAAAGAGTGCAGCCTGATTTTGGGTGTTCTCTTCTCTATTCTACTTGCCGTTGCGTTATTAACCTTTAGCCCTGCAGACCCTTCATGGTCGCAAACGGCGTGGGGTGGCGACATTCAGAATGCCGGTGGTTACCTAGGTGCATGGTTAGCGGATACGCTGTTCTTTGTATTTGGTTCTTTGGCTTACCCTCTGCCTATCCTAGTCACGGTTGCTGCGTGGGTATTGTTCCGCAAGCGTAATGAAGATGAACAGATCGACTTTATGCTTTGGGGCACTCGCTTACTTGGCCTTACTGTCCTTATTCTTACTAGCTGTGGTTTAGCGGATATCAACTTTGACGACATCTGGTACTTCTCATCAGGTGGTGTGGTGGGTGATGTATTGACTAGCCTTGCTCTTCCAACTTTGAATGTTCTTGGTAGTACGTTAGTTCTTCTTTTCTTATGGGGCGCTGGTTTTACTCTGCTAACGGGTATTTCTTGGTTAAGCATTGTTGAATGGTTGGGTGAACGTGCGATCAAGCTGTTCACGTCTTTTGTAAACAAGGCGCGCGGCCAAGACCAAGAATTGCTTGAGCCTCAGTTAAGAGAATCAGCAGACCGCGACTTAATCGAAGAACGTCACCAAGAGCCTACTTACCACGACGTTCCTGCTATAGAAGACAACAAACACTCAACAGAGCAAGATCCGCTTGATCCTGCACTGAGCTTCTCTGCGACTAATGATTCGTCATATGCGGCTGCAAGTGCGCTAGAGAGTGCTGCGACACCGAAGCGCCATTACAATATTCACATGCCCGTTGAGGCACCTGCGAAACAAGAAGCTTCAGCTCAAGAAGAACCTCAGATTCAGCGTCAACCTCAAGTTGAACCTGAGCCGATCTCTGTAGCGCCGATTTACCAAGCGTCAGAAGAGCCTTTAGAAGAAGGTGTTGAGCGTTCTAAGCAGCTCAATGCGACTATCGAGCAGCTAGAAAACGCCGCTATGTATGAAGATGACCTTGCTGAGCAAGATCAGGTTGACGCGCATGAATCTCAAATCGCCTATCAGCAATACATGCAGAATGAACAGCAAGACGTTACTCCTACAGATAAGGCTCTTGAAAGTGCAGAACCAGAAATCAAGAGTTCGCCAGAAGTAACGAGTGAATACGATGCTGAAGAGGTTCAGCCTGAATCTCTATACGCTTCGCCAATGGGTGAGCCAGAAGATACGCTACAAGAAGACTTCTCAGCACAAGCTTCACCGTTTGATGCTGTTGAAGAACAGAGTGACGAACAGGTTTTCGCTCCTTCAGTTCCACAGACTGAAATCGAGCAAGCTGATGAAGAATTATCTGCTGAGCAATTTGAACCTTTCTCTTACCAAGAAGAAGATTCAGAGCCATTACAGCCAACAGAACAAAGTCTAGAGCCTGCGATTGATCTTCCTTGGGAAGAGGTGACAGAAGACGAGCCTCTGAACCAAGATAAAGACGTAGAAGCATTCCAAAGCATTGTTTCTGAAGCACAGGCGAATATGGCAGCGGCGCAGAATCCGTTCTTGGTTCAACAAGATGTTAACTTGCCGAAGCCTGCAGAGCCTCTGCCAACGCTTGAGTTGTTGTTCCACCCTGAAAAGCGTGAAACCTTCATTGACCGTGATGCACTAGAAGCTATTGCTCGTTTGGTTGAGTCGAAACTTGCGGATTACAAGATCAAAGCAGACGTTGTCGACATTTTCCCTGGTCCTGTGATCACTCGATTTGAGTTAGATTTGGCTCCGGGTGTTAAAGTAAGCCGTATCTCTGGCCTTTCTATGGACTTGGCGCGTTCATTGTCTGCTTTAGCAGTACGTGTGGTTGAAGTTATTCCAGGTAAACCTTATGTGGGCTTAGAACTGCCGAACATGAGTCGTCAAACGGTATTCTTCTCAGATGTTGTGGGTAGCACTCAGTTCCAAGAAGCGAAGTCACCAACGACAGTGGTTTTAGGACAAGACATCGCGGGTGAAGCTGTGATTGCTGACCTGTCGAAAATGCCTCACGTTCTTGTTGCCGGTACGACTGGTTCAGGTAAATCGGTAGGTGTGAACGTGATGATCTTGAGTATGCTATATAAAGCATCTCCAGAAGATGTTCGCTTCATCATGATTGACCCGAAAATGCTCGAGCTATCAGTTTATGAGGGTATCCCTCATCTGCTATCTGAAGTCGTTACTGACATGAAAGATGCGTCGAATGCGCTTCGCTGGTGTGTAGGCGAAATGGAACGTCGTTATAAGCTAATGTCGGCATTAGGTGTTCGTAACATTAAAGGCTACAACGATAAGCTTAAGATGGCCGCTGATGCGGGTCACCCAATCCATGATCCATTATGGAAACCGGGCGATAGCATGGACCCAGAAGCACCATTGCTAGAGAAGCTGCCTTACATTGTGGTTATCGTCGATGAATTTGCCGACCTAATCATGGTAGTAGGTAAGAAGGTTGAAGAGTTGATTGCACGTTTGGCACAAAAAGCACGTGCAGCGGGTGTTCACTTGATTCTTGCGACTCAACGTCCATCGGTAGATGTTATTACTGGTTTGATTAAAGCTAACATCCCAACACGTGTTGCCTTTACCGTATCAACTAAAACCGACTCTCGAACCATTCTTGACCAAGGTGGTGCTGAATCGCTACTTGGTATGGGTGATATGCTTTATCTACCACCGGGATCTAGCCATACCATTCGTGTTCACGGTGCATTTGCATCAGATGATGACGTACACGCGGTGGTGAACAACTGGAAAGCGCGCGGTAAGCCGAACTACATTGATGAAATCACCAACGGTGAACAAACCCCTGAAACCTTGCTTCCGGGTGAAAAGATGGAAGGCGATGAAGAGGTTGATCCTCTGTTTGATCAAGTAGTAGAACACGTTGTTCACTCACGTCGTGGTTCGGTTTCGGGCGTACAGCGTCGATTCAAGATCGGTTATAACCGCGCAGCACGTATTGTTGAGCAACTTGAAGCGCAAGGTATCGTAAGTGCTCCGGGCCATAACGGTAACCGAGAAGTCTTAGCGCCAGCGCCACCAAAAGATTAGGTCTACACGCCCTATGAACTTATGCCCATTAAGTCGGTCAAATCGAGAATATGACCGACTTATGTTTTAACAGGATTATTGATGAAAAAAGTATTCGCACTTTTATTTATGAGCTTCTCAGTATTTGCTTCTCCGAAAGAAGAGCTAAGTAGCCGTTTGGCATTGAACGCAGGTTTTAGTGCTGATTTTAAACAAGTCGTGACCAGCCCTGATGGTGATGTAGTAATGGAAGGCGAGGGTACTGTAGAGATTGCACGCCCTAGCTTATTCCGTTGGGAAACCACTTTCCCTGATGAAAACCTATTGGTATCTGATGGCCAAAGCTTGTGGTACTACAGCCCGTTCATTGAGCAAGTGAGCATTTACTGGCAAGAACAAGCGACATCGCAAACGCCTTTCGTACTGCTGACTCGTAACCAAGAAAGCGATTGGGATAACTACAACGTCGTGCAAACGGGTAACCAATTTACGCTAACGCCAACGGCAGTGGACTCTAACCAAGGTGATTTCCAAATTAACATCACCGAAAAGGGCATTGTTCAGGGCTTTAACGTGATTGAACAAGATGGCCAGAAAGGTGAGTTTACTTTCAGTAACGTTGATTTAGGTAAGCCATCAGCAGACCGCTTTACTTTTGTGGCACCGGAAGGTGTCGAGGTCGACGACCAAAGAAATTGATCCAAACAGGCAGATCGTTTGGTCGTAAGTCGATAGGCATTATGCCATCAACGAATCAAGAGATTGCAATTGAGTAATTACAGCTTAGATTTTGCAGGGGACGAAGATTTTCGTCCCCTTGCTGCTCGTATGAGACCTGAAACTGTTGAACAGTATATCGGTCAGCAGCATATATTGGGTCCAGGTAAACCACTTCGCAGAGCGTTGGAAGCGGGCCATATTCACTCCATGATTTTATGGGGGCCTCCGGGTACCGGTAAAACCACGTTGGCGGAAGTGGCTGCAAATTACGCCAATGCAGAAGTGGAGCGTGTATCAGCGGTAACATCGGGTGTGAAAGACATTCGCATTGCTATTGAGAAAGCACGAGAAAACAAGCAAGCAGGACGCAGAACGATTCTGTTTGTGGACGAAGTCCATCGCTTCAATAAGAGCCAGCAAGATGCCTTTCTTCCTCATATTGAAGATGGCACGGTTACGTTTATCGGCGCGACTACAGAAAACCCTTCTTTTGAATTGAACAACGCTTTGTTGTCACGTGCGCGTGTCTACAAACTGACTTCTCTCAATACTGACGATATCTCCCTTGTTATTCGCCAAGCGATTGAAGATAAACAACGTGGACTAGGTGATGTGCGTGCCGACTTCGCAGATAACGTCTTAGATCGCCTCGCTGAACTGGTGAACGGTGATGCGCGTATGTCGCTCAATTATCTTGAGCTGCTGTACGACATGGCAGAAGACAACGATAAGGGTGAGAAAGCGATAACGTTGCAGTTACTCGCTGAGGTAGCTGGTGAGAAAGTCGCCCGCTTTGATAACAAGGGCGATATTTGGTACGACCTAATCTCTGCGGTTCATAAGTCGATTCGTGGTTCGAACCCAGATGCGGCACTGTATTGGTCGGCGCGAATGATTGCTGCGGGCTGCGACCCTCTGTATATCGTAAGGCGTTTATTGGCGATCGCTTCTGAAGATATTGGTAATGCTGACCCAAGGGCGATGCAGGTCGCGATGTCGGCTTGGGATTGCTTCACACGTATTGGGCCTGCTGAAGGAGAACGCGCGATTGCTCAAGCGGTTGTCTATTTAGCTTGTGCACCAAAGAGTAATGCCGTTTATACCGCTTGGAAGCAAGCGTTAACCGATGCGCATAATCTTCCTGAGTATGAAGTGCCTCATCATTTACGAAATGCACCGACAACTTTGATGAAGGACATGGGCTACGGACAAGAATACCGTTATGCTCATGACGAACCGGGTGCCTACGCGGCTGGAGAAAAGTATTTGCCTCCTGAAATGGGAGAGAAACAATACTATTTCCCAACAAAACGAGGCTTAGAGACCAAAATTGGCGAGAAGCTAGATTATCTGGCGGATTTGGACGCAAAAAGCCCACAAAAACGCTATGAAAAGTAGTCTTTTTTGGATATCGTTACCTAGTCATAAAATTTATATTAAATCGTTAAAAGTTGGTCGAAATAGCACCAGTTTTAGGGGTTTAGCAGTGATTCAGTAGCAAACTACTGAATATTCAAATAACTAAAGCATAGGATTAGCAATGCTGGATTCTAAATTACTTCGAGCTGAGCTGGATGAAACAGCGGCAAAATTAGCACGTCGAGGCTTCACCCTTGATGTAGAGACAATTCGTGAACTTGAAGAAAAACGTAAGTCCCTTCAGATGAAAACTGAAGAGCTGCAAGCGTTACGTAACTCTCGATCGAAGTCCATTGGTCAAGCGAAAGCAAAAGGCGACCATGAAGAAGCTGAGCGTATCCTTGCAGAAGTAGGCAACTTAGGCGCAGAGCTAGACCAAGCTAAAGTAGCATTGGCTGACCTTCAATCTGAGCTAGAAACGATCACAATGTCTATTCCTAACCTTCCTGACGCAGAAGTGCCAGATGGTAAAGACGAAGACGATAACGTAGAAGTTTCTCGTTGGGGCCAACCTAAGACTTACGACTTCGAAGTTAAAGATCACGTTGATCTAGGCGAAATGTCTGGCGGTCTTGATTTTGCTAGCGCAGTTAAAATCTCTGGCTCTCGTTTCATCGTGATGAAAGGCAAATTTGCACGTCTACACCGTGCTATTGCTCAGTTCATGTTGGATCTTCACACTGATGAGCACGGCTACACAGAAATGTACGTACCGTACCTAGTGAACCACGATAGCCTTTACGGTACTGGTCAACTTCCTAAGTTCGGCGA
Coding sequences:
- the ald gene encoding alanine dehydrogenase, producing MIIGVPKEIKNHEYRVGMTPASVRELISHGHQVFVETNAGTGIGFSDDDYIAVGASILPTAADVFAKAEMIVKVKEPQAVERAMLREGQILFTYLHLAPDFPQTEELIKSKAVCVAYETVTDNMGRLPLLAPMSEVAGRMSIQAGAQTLEKSNGGCGLLLGGVPGVEPAKVVVVGGGVVGANAARMAVGLRADVTILDRNVDTLRRLDEEFQGRAKVVYSTEDAIEKHVLEADLVIGAVLIPGAAAPKLVTKDHIAKMKPGSAVVDVAIDQGGCFETSHATTHADPTYIVDDVVHYCVANMPGAVARTSTYALNNATLPYIVKLANKGYREALLSDKGFLEGLNVIHGKVTCKEVAESFDLEYVDPAEAIAMFN
- the lrp gene encoding leucine-responsive transcriptional regulator Lrp, with the translated sequence MADNYKKPSKELDRIDRNILNELQKDGRISNVELSKRVGLSPTPCLERVRRLERQGYITGYTALLNPQYLDASLLVFVEITLNRGAPDVFEQFNTAVQKLDDIQECHLVSGDFDYLLKTRVSDMGAYRKLLGDTLLRLPGVNDTRTYVVMEEVKQTNQLVIKTR
- a CDS encoding DNA translocase FtsK 4TM domain-containing protein, which gives rise to MFKQSSNKVETIIKTSEEPQSPRLNGSQRLKECSLILGVLFSILLAVALLTFSPADPSWSQTAWGGDIQNAGGYLGAWLADTLFFVFGSLAYPLPILVTVAAWVLFRKRNEDEQIDFMLWGTRLLGLTVLILTSCGLADINFDDIWYFSSGGVVGDVLTSLALPTLNVLGSTLVLLFLWGAGFTLLTGISWLSIVEWLGERAIKLFTSFVNKARGQDQELLEPQLRESADRDLIEERHQEPTYHDVPAIEDNKHSTEQDPLDPALSFSATNDSSYAAASALESAATPKRHYNIHMPVEAPAKQEASAQEEPQIQRQPQVEPEPISVAPIYQASEEPLEEGVERSKQLNATIEQLENAAMYEDDLAEQDQVDAHESQIAYQQYMQNEQQDVTPTDKALESAEPEIKSSPEVTSEYDAEEVQPESLYASPMGEPEDTLQEDFSAQASPFDAVEEQSDEQVFAPSVPQTEIEQADEELSAEQFEPFSYQEEDSEPLQPTEQSLEPAIDLPWEEVTEDEPLNQDKDVEAFQSIVSEAQANMAAAQNPFLVQQDVNLPKPAEPLPTLELLFHPEKRETFIDRDALEAIARLVESKLADYKIKADVVDIFPGPVITRFELDLAPGVKVSRISGLSMDLARSLSALAVRVVEVIPGKPYVGLELPNMSRQTVFFSDVVGSTQFQEAKSPTTVVLGQDIAGEAVIADLSKMPHVLVAGTTGSGKSVGVNVMILSMLYKASPEDVRFIMIDPKMLELSVYEGIPHLLSEVVTDMKDASNALRWCVGEMERRYKLMSALGVRNIKGYNDKLKMAADAGHPIHDPLWKPGDSMDPEAPLLEKLPYIVVIVDEFADLIMVVGKKVEELIARLAQKARAAGVHLILATQRPSVDVITGLIKANIPTRVAFTVSTKTDSRTILDQGGAESLLGMGDMLYLPPGSSHTIRVHGAFASDDDVHAVVNNWKARGKPNYIDEITNGEQTPETLLPGEKMEGDEEVDPLFDQVVEHVVHSRRGSVSGVQRRFKIGYNRAARIVEQLEAQGIVSAPGHNGNREVLAPAPPKD
- the lolA gene encoding outer membrane lipoprotein chaperone LolA encodes the protein MKKVFALLFMSFSVFASPKEELSSRLALNAGFSADFKQVVTSPDGDVVMEGEGTVEIARPSLFRWETTFPDENLLVSDGQSLWYYSPFIEQVSIYWQEQATSQTPFVLLTRNQESDWDNYNVVQTGNQFTLTPTAVDSNQGDFQINITEKGIVQGFNVIEQDGQKGEFTFSNVDLGKPSADRFTFVAPEGVEVDDQRN
- a CDS encoding replication-associated recombination protein A is translated as MQLSNYSLDFAGDEDFRPLAARMRPETVEQYIGQQHILGPGKPLRRALEAGHIHSMILWGPPGTGKTTLAEVAANYANAEVERVSAVTSGVKDIRIAIEKARENKQAGRRTILFVDEVHRFNKSQQDAFLPHIEDGTVTFIGATTENPSFELNNALLSRARVYKLTSLNTDDISLVIRQAIEDKQRGLGDVRADFADNVLDRLAELVNGDARMSLNYLELLYDMAEDNDKGEKAITLQLLAEVAGEKVARFDNKGDIWYDLISAVHKSIRGSNPDAALYWSARMIAAGCDPLYIVRRLLAIASEDIGNADPRAMQVAMSAWDCFTRIGPAEGERAIAQAVVYLACAPKSNAVYTAWKQALTDAHNLPEYEVPHHLRNAPTTLMKDMGYGQEYRYAHDEPGAYAAGEKYLPPEMGEKQYYFPTKRGLETKIGEKLDYLADLDAKSPQKRYEK